In Vanacampus margaritifer isolate UIUO_Vmar chromosome 9, RoL_Vmar_1.0, whole genome shotgun sequence, the following proteins share a genomic window:
- the myo1eb gene encoding myosin IEb isoform X1: protein MGSKERYHWLAQDAKVSGVDDMVLLSKINEDAITENLKKRYMDDYIFTYIGPVLISVNPFKQLPYFTEREVDLYQGAAQYENPPHVYALADDVYRNMMIDSENQCVIISGESGAGKTVAAKYIMSYVSKVSGGGDKVQHVKDIILQSNPLLEAFGNAKTVRNNNSSRFGKYFEIQFSRGGAPDGGKISNFLLEKSRVVSQNPGERNFHIYYQLLDGASGEQRENLGVTTPDYYNYLNQSGTFTVEDVNDKKEFSDTLDAMSVVGLSTEDQDSVVQLVAGILHLGNLNFREENNFAVVESCDFLAFPSFLLGIPQDALCSKLTSRILDSKWGGKTESISVTLNTEQACFTRDALAKALYSRLFDFLVDCVNGAIQKDQEEFNIGVLDIYGFEIFQQNGFEQFCINFVNEKLQQIFIQLTLKAEQEEYVQEGIKWTPIDYFNNKVVCDLIESKLNPPGIMSVLDDVCATMHAKGDGADQTLLQKLQGQVGSHEHFSSWNKGFIIHHYAGKVSYDVSGFCERNRDVLFNDIIELMQGSEFPFIRALFPENLQAEKRGRPSTASSKIKKQANTLVQTLMKCTPHYIRCIKPNETKRPRDWEDKRVRHQVEYLGLRENIRVRRAGYAYRRPFNKFLQRYAILTKETWPTWQGDERQGVLHLLNSVNMDEDQFQLGKTKVFVKAPESLFLLEEMRERKYNGYARVIQKAWRKHVAVRKYVKMREEASDVLLNKKERRKNSLNRNFVGDYIGTDVHPEIRQFVGRRERIDFADVVVKFDRRFRTVKRDLILTANFLYLIGREKVKQGPDKGHIQEVLKRKIELGSIQSVSLSTLQDDIFIIHQQEYDSVLHSVFKTEFLSLLIKRHHEKTQRNLPLKFNNLLEFKVKKGGWGPFSSSGSRQIQFQVGQGDEAVLKPSGKVLHVSIGPGLPKNSRPTRRDNRKSLNRGNWPPPTNQNNPGLRNELVRTRQGSSARGSLLRQQSSMEQPSLPRLQNQNRHDGGPAKHVDMGFMNVPDQGAAGLQRRRSKEVKPVPGAGRPKPAPKPKPRSPQCRALYAYDAQDTDELSFNTDDVIEILTEGTGGRREPRFSSFFPSAAVLVFFSVRRFLRPPLSSSFSPSAAVPVFFSVRRFLRPPLSSSFSPSVFFSVRRCTRLFLLPHPRMQHCNFLAIQQASDRLHLFPSLLLLLVLPILLLLLTFLK, encoded by the exons ATG GGCAGCAAGGAGCGCTATCATTGGCTGGCTCAGGACGCGAAGGTGAGCGGCGTGGACGACATGGTGCTGCTGTCCAAAATCAACGAGGACGCCATCACGGAGAACCTCAAGAAGAGATACATGGACGACTACATCTTT ACCTACATTGGACCGGTTCTGATCTCTGTAAATCCCTTTAAACAACTCCCATATTTCACAGAAAGGGAAGTGGACCTCTACCAGGGAGCg GCCCAATACGAGAACCCGCCTCACGTCTACGCGCTGGCCGACGACGTTTATCGCAACATGATGATTGACAGCGAGAACCAGTGTGTCATCATCAG TGGCGAGAGCGGCGCCGGGAAGACGGTGGCGGCCAAATACATCATGAGCTACGTATCCAAGGTGTCAGGGGGAGGCGACAAGGTGCAG cacgTGAAGGACATCATCCTGCAATCCAACCCCCTGCTGGAGGCCTTCGGGAACGCCAAGACGGTCCGCAACAATAATTCCAGCCGCTTC GGAAAGTACTTTGAGATCCAGTTCAGCCGCGGCGGCGCTCCCGACGGAGGAAAGATCTCCAACTTCCTGTTGGAGAAGAGCCGAGTGGTTTCGCAGAATCCAGGCGAGAGGAACTTCCACATCTACTACCAG CTGCTGGACGGGGCAAGCGGGGAGCAGAGGGAAAACCTTGGGGTCACGACCCCCGACTACTACAACTACCTCAATCAATCGGGAACGTTCACGGTGGAAGACGTGAATGACAAGAAGGAATTCTCCGACACCTTG gacgccatgtcggtggtgggcCTGTCCACGGAGGACCAGGATTCGGTGGTTCAGCTGGTGGCGGGCATTCTCCACCTGGGCAACCTCAACTTCCGCGAGGAGAACAACTTTGCGGTGGTGGAGAGTTGCGACT TTCTGGCCTTCCCGTCCTTCCTGCTGGGGATCCCTCAAGACGCCCTGTGCAGCAAACTGACCAGCAGGATCCTGGACAGCAAGTGGGGCGGCAAGACCGAGTCCATCTCCGTCACCCTCAACACCGAGCAGGCCTGCTTCACCCGCGACGCTCTGGCCAAAGCCCTCTACAGCCGCCTCTTCGACTTCCTGGTCGAC TGTGTCAATGGAGCCATCCAGAAGGATCAGGAGGAGTTCAACATCGGCGTCCTGGACATCTACGGCTTTGAGATCTTCCAG CAAAACGGTTTTGAACAGTTCTGCATCAACTTTGTCAACGAGAAGCTGCAGCAGATTTTCATCCAGCTCACGTTGAAGGCCGAGCAG gagGAGTACGTGCAGGAGGGAATCAAGTGGACGCCCATCGACTATTTCAACAACAAAGTTGTGTGTGACCTCATCGAGTCCAAACTG AATCCTCCTGGCATCATGAGCGTGCTGGACGACGTGTGCGCCACCATGCACGCCAAAGGCGACGGCGCAGACCAGACGCTGCTGCAGAAGCTCCAAGGTCAAGTTGGCTCACACGAACACTTCAGCAGCTGGAACAAAGGCTTCATCATCCACCACTACGCCGGAAAG GTGTCGTACGACGTCAGCGGCTTCTGCGAGAGGAACCGAGACGTGCTGTTCAACGACATCATCGAGCTGATGCAAGGCAGCGAGTT TCCCTTCATTAGAGCGCTTTTCCCCGAGAACCTGCAGGCAGAAAAGAGAGGACGTCCGAGCACGGCCAGCAGCAAGATCAAG AAACAAGCCAACACGCTGGTCCAGACGCTGATGAAGTGCACGCCTCACTACATCCGCTGCATCAAACCCAACGAGACCAAACGTCCTCGGGACTGGGAGGACAAGAGAGTGCGGCACCAGGTGGAGTACCTGGGCCTCCGCGAGAACATCCGGGTCCGTCGAGCAGGATATGCGTACCGCCGCCCTTTCAACAAGTTCCTCCAGAG GTACGCCATCCTGACCAAAGAGACGTGGCCCACCTGGCAAGGGGACGAGCGGCAGGGCGTCCTGCACCTGCTCAACTCCGTCAACATGGACGAGGACCAGTTCCAGCTGGGCAAGACCAAAGTCTTTGTTAAAGCTCCCGAGTCG CTCTTCCTGCTGGAGGAGATGAGGGAGCGCAAGTACAACGGTTACGCCCGGGTCATCCAGAAGGCCTGGCGGAAGCACGTTGCCGTCCGCAAGTACGTGAAGATGAGGGAGGAAG CATCTGACGTTCTGCTGAACAAGAAGGAACGCCGCAAGAACAGCTTGAACCGCAACTTTGTGGGCGACTACATCGGCACCGACGTCCACCCGGAGATCCGGCAGTTTGTTGGCCGCAGGGAGAGGATCGACTTTGCCGACGTGGTGGTCAAATTTGACCGCAGGTTCCGG ACGGTGAAGCGCGACCTCATCCTCACAGCCAACTTCTTGTACCTGATTGGTCGAGAGAAGGTGAAGCAGGGGCCAGATAAAGGTCATATCCAGGAGGTTCTCAAGAGGAAGATAGAGCTGGGCAGCATCCAGTCCGTTTCCTTGAG CACTTTGCAGGACGACATCTTCATCATCCACCAGCAAGAGTACGACAGCGTCCTTCACAGCGTCTTTAAGACCGAATTTCTCAGTCTGCTCATCAAGCGTCATCACGAGAAAACTCAGAGGAATCTTCCGCTCAAGTTCAACAACCT TCTGGAGTTCAAAGTCAAGAAGGGAGGCTGGGGCCCGTTTAGCTCATCGGGTTCCAGACAGATCCAGTTCCAGGTAGGTCAGGGAGATGAGGCAGTCCTGAAACCCAGTGGGAAGGTTCTTCACGTCTCCATTGGACCGGGTCTGCCCAAAAACTCGC GACCCACAAGGAGGGACAACCGCAAGAGTCTCAACAGAGGAAATTGGCCCCCGCCCACCAACCAGAACAATCCGG GCCTTCGCAACGAGCTTGTCAGGACCCGCCAAGGAAGCTCCGCCAGAGGCTCATTGCTGAGGCAGCAGTCCAGCATGGAGCAGCCTAGTCTGCCCCGACTCCAGAACCAGAACCGGCACGACGGCGGGCCCGCTAAGCATGTGGACATGGGCTTCATGAACGTCCCGGACCAGGGCGCCGCCGG GCTGCAGCGGCGGCGTTCCAAAGAGGTGAAGCcggtccccggagcgggtcgacCCAAACCGGCACCCAAACCCAAGCCTCGTTCCCCGCAGTGTCGCGCCCTCTACGCTTACGACGCCCAGGACACGGACGAGCTCAGCTTCAACACGGACGACGTCATCGAGATTCTCACCGAAGGTACCGGCGGACGGAGGGAGCCGCGGTTCTCGTCTTTTTTTCCGTCCGCCGCTGTCCTCGTCTTTTTTTCCGTCCGCCGCTTTCTCCGTCCGCCGCTGTCCTCGTCTTTTTCTCCGTCCGCCGCTGTCCCCGTCTTTTTCTCCGTCCGCCGCTTTCTCCGTCCGCCGCTGTCCTCGTCTTTTTCTCCGTCCGTCTTTTTCTCCGTCCGCCGCTGTACCCGTCTTTTTCTCCTTCCGCATCCTCGCATGCAGCACTGCAACTTTTTAGCAATCCAACAAGCAAGTGATCGACTTCATCTCTttccttctcttcttcttctcctcgtcCTTCCAATTCTTCTCCTTTTGCTCACtttcttaaaataa
- the myo1eb gene encoding myosin IEb isoform X2, with the protein MGSKERYHWLAQDAKVSGVDDMVLLSKINEDAITENLKKRYMDDYIFTYIGPVLISVNPFKQLPYFTEREVDLYQGAAQYENPPHVYALADDVYRNMMIDSENQCVIISGESGAGKTVAAKYIMSYVSKVSGGGDKVQHVKDIILQSNPLLEAFGNAKTVRNNNSSRFGKYFEIQFSRGGAPDGGKISNFLLEKSRVVSQNPGERNFHIYYQLLDGASGEQRENLGVTTPDYYNYLNQSGTFTVEDVNDKKEFSDTLDAMSVVGLSTEDQDSVVQLVAGILHLGNLNFREENNFAVVESCDFLAFPSFLLGIPQDALCSKLTSRILDSKWGGKTESISVTLNTEQACFTRDALAKALYSRLFDFLVDCVNGAIQKDQEEFNIGVLDIYGFEIFQQNGFEQFCINFVNEKLQQIFIQLTLKAEQEEYVQEGIKWTPIDYFNNKVVCDLIESKLNPPGIMSVLDDVCATMHAKGDGADQTLLQKLQGQVGSHEHFSSWNKGFIIHHYAGKVSYDVSGFCERNRDVLFNDIIELMQGSEFPFIRALFPENLQAEKRGRPSTASSKIKKQANTLVQTLMKCTPHYIRCIKPNETKRPRDWEDKRVRHQVEYLGLRENIRVRRAGYAYRRPFNKFLQRYAILTKETWPTWQGDERQGVLHLLNSVNMDEDQFQLGKTKVFVKAPESLFLLEEMRERKYNGYARVIQKAWRKHVAVRKYVKMREEASDVLLNKKERRKNSLNRNFVGDYIGTDVHPEIRQFVGRRERIDFADVVVKFDRRFRTVKRDLILTANFLYLIGREKVKQGPDKGHIQEVLKRKIELGSIQSVSLSTLQDDIFIIHQQEYDSVLHSVFKTEFLSLLIKRHHEKTQRNLPLKFNNLLEFKVKKGGWGPFSSSGSRQIQFQVGQGDEAVLKPSGKVLHVSIGPGLPKNSRPTRRDNRKSLNRGNWPPPTNQNNPGLRNELVRTRQGSSARGSLLRQQSSMEQPSLPRLQNQNRHDGGPAKHVDMGFMNVPDQGAAGLQRRRSKEVKPVPGAGRPKPAPKPKPRSPQCRALYAYDAQDTDELSFNTDDVIEILTEDPSGWWFGRLRGREGMFPGNYVEKI; encoded by the exons ATG GGCAGCAAGGAGCGCTATCATTGGCTGGCTCAGGACGCGAAGGTGAGCGGCGTGGACGACATGGTGCTGCTGTCCAAAATCAACGAGGACGCCATCACGGAGAACCTCAAGAAGAGATACATGGACGACTACATCTTT ACCTACATTGGACCGGTTCTGATCTCTGTAAATCCCTTTAAACAACTCCCATATTTCACAGAAAGGGAAGTGGACCTCTACCAGGGAGCg GCCCAATACGAGAACCCGCCTCACGTCTACGCGCTGGCCGACGACGTTTATCGCAACATGATGATTGACAGCGAGAACCAGTGTGTCATCATCAG TGGCGAGAGCGGCGCCGGGAAGACGGTGGCGGCCAAATACATCATGAGCTACGTATCCAAGGTGTCAGGGGGAGGCGACAAGGTGCAG cacgTGAAGGACATCATCCTGCAATCCAACCCCCTGCTGGAGGCCTTCGGGAACGCCAAGACGGTCCGCAACAATAATTCCAGCCGCTTC GGAAAGTACTTTGAGATCCAGTTCAGCCGCGGCGGCGCTCCCGACGGAGGAAAGATCTCCAACTTCCTGTTGGAGAAGAGCCGAGTGGTTTCGCAGAATCCAGGCGAGAGGAACTTCCACATCTACTACCAG CTGCTGGACGGGGCAAGCGGGGAGCAGAGGGAAAACCTTGGGGTCACGACCCCCGACTACTACAACTACCTCAATCAATCGGGAACGTTCACGGTGGAAGACGTGAATGACAAGAAGGAATTCTCCGACACCTTG gacgccatgtcggtggtgggcCTGTCCACGGAGGACCAGGATTCGGTGGTTCAGCTGGTGGCGGGCATTCTCCACCTGGGCAACCTCAACTTCCGCGAGGAGAACAACTTTGCGGTGGTGGAGAGTTGCGACT TTCTGGCCTTCCCGTCCTTCCTGCTGGGGATCCCTCAAGACGCCCTGTGCAGCAAACTGACCAGCAGGATCCTGGACAGCAAGTGGGGCGGCAAGACCGAGTCCATCTCCGTCACCCTCAACACCGAGCAGGCCTGCTTCACCCGCGACGCTCTGGCCAAAGCCCTCTACAGCCGCCTCTTCGACTTCCTGGTCGAC TGTGTCAATGGAGCCATCCAGAAGGATCAGGAGGAGTTCAACATCGGCGTCCTGGACATCTACGGCTTTGAGATCTTCCAG CAAAACGGTTTTGAACAGTTCTGCATCAACTTTGTCAACGAGAAGCTGCAGCAGATTTTCATCCAGCTCACGTTGAAGGCCGAGCAG gagGAGTACGTGCAGGAGGGAATCAAGTGGACGCCCATCGACTATTTCAACAACAAAGTTGTGTGTGACCTCATCGAGTCCAAACTG AATCCTCCTGGCATCATGAGCGTGCTGGACGACGTGTGCGCCACCATGCACGCCAAAGGCGACGGCGCAGACCAGACGCTGCTGCAGAAGCTCCAAGGTCAAGTTGGCTCACACGAACACTTCAGCAGCTGGAACAAAGGCTTCATCATCCACCACTACGCCGGAAAG GTGTCGTACGACGTCAGCGGCTTCTGCGAGAGGAACCGAGACGTGCTGTTCAACGACATCATCGAGCTGATGCAAGGCAGCGAGTT TCCCTTCATTAGAGCGCTTTTCCCCGAGAACCTGCAGGCAGAAAAGAGAGGACGTCCGAGCACGGCCAGCAGCAAGATCAAG AAACAAGCCAACACGCTGGTCCAGACGCTGATGAAGTGCACGCCTCACTACATCCGCTGCATCAAACCCAACGAGACCAAACGTCCTCGGGACTGGGAGGACAAGAGAGTGCGGCACCAGGTGGAGTACCTGGGCCTCCGCGAGAACATCCGGGTCCGTCGAGCAGGATATGCGTACCGCCGCCCTTTCAACAAGTTCCTCCAGAG GTACGCCATCCTGACCAAAGAGACGTGGCCCACCTGGCAAGGGGACGAGCGGCAGGGCGTCCTGCACCTGCTCAACTCCGTCAACATGGACGAGGACCAGTTCCAGCTGGGCAAGACCAAAGTCTTTGTTAAAGCTCCCGAGTCG CTCTTCCTGCTGGAGGAGATGAGGGAGCGCAAGTACAACGGTTACGCCCGGGTCATCCAGAAGGCCTGGCGGAAGCACGTTGCCGTCCGCAAGTACGTGAAGATGAGGGAGGAAG CATCTGACGTTCTGCTGAACAAGAAGGAACGCCGCAAGAACAGCTTGAACCGCAACTTTGTGGGCGACTACATCGGCACCGACGTCCACCCGGAGATCCGGCAGTTTGTTGGCCGCAGGGAGAGGATCGACTTTGCCGACGTGGTGGTCAAATTTGACCGCAGGTTCCGG ACGGTGAAGCGCGACCTCATCCTCACAGCCAACTTCTTGTACCTGATTGGTCGAGAGAAGGTGAAGCAGGGGCCAGATAAAGGTCATATCCAGGAGGTTCTCAAGAGGAAGATAGAGCTGGGCAGCATCCAGTCCGTTTCCTTGAG CACTTTGCAGGACGACATCTTCATCATCCACCAGCAAGAGTACGACAGCGTCCTTCACAGCGTCTTTAAGACCGAATTTCTCAGTCTGCTCATCAAGCGTCATCACGAGAAAACTCAGAGGAATCTTCCGCTCAAGTTCAACAACCT TCTGGAGTTCAAAGTCAAGAAGGGAGGCTGGGGCCCGTTTAGCTCATCGGGTTCCAGACAGATCCAGTTCCAGGTAGGTCAGGGAGATGAGGCAGTCCTGAAACCCAGTGGGAAGGTTCTTCACGTCTCCATTGGACCGGGTCTGCCCAAAAACTCGC GACCCACAAGGAGGGACAACCGCAAGAGTCTCAACAGAGGAAATTGGCCCCCGCCCACCAACCAGAACAATCCGG GCCTTCGCAACGAGCTTGTCAGGACCCGCCAAGGAAGCTCCGCCAGAGGCTCATTGCTGAGGCAGCAGTCCAGCATGGAGCAGCCTAGTCTGCCCCGACTCCAGAACCAGAACCGGCACGACGGCGGGCCCGCTAAGCATGTGGACATGGGCTTCATGAACGTCCCGGACCAGGGCGCCGCCGG GCTGCAGCGGCGGCGTTCCAAAGAGGTGAAGCcggtccccggagcgggtcgacCCAAACCGGCACCCAAACCCAAGCCTCGTTCCCCGCAGTGTCGCGCCCTCTACGCTTACGACGCCCAGGACACGGACGAGCTCAGCTTCAACACGGACGACGTCATCGAGATTCTCACCGAAG ACCCGTCGGGCTGGTGGTTCGGACGCCTTCGCGGCCGAGAGGGAATGTTTCCCGGAAACTACGTGGAGAAAATCTAG
- the myo1eb gene encoding myosin IEb isoform X3, with protein MSYVSKVSGGGDKVQHVKDIILQSNPLLEAFGNAKTVRNNNSSRFGKYFEIQFSRGGAPDGGKISNFLLEKSRVVSQNPGERNFHIYYQLLDGASGEQRENLGVTTPDYYNYLNQSGTFTVEDVNDKKEFSDTLDAMSVVGLSTEDQDSVVQLVAGILHLGNLNFREENNFAVVESCDFLAFPSFLLGIPQDALCSKLTSRILDSKWGGKTESISVTLNTEQACFTRDALAKALYSRLFDFLVDCVNGAIQKDQEEFNIGVLDIYGFEIFQQNGFEQFCINFVNEKLQQIFIQLTLKAEQEEYVQEGIKWTPIDYFNNKVVCDLIESKLNPPGIMSVLDDVCATMHAKGDGADQTLLQKLQGQVGSHEHFSSWNKGFIIHHYAGKVSYDVSGFCERNRDVLFNDIIELMQGSEFPFIRALFPENLQAEKRGRPSTASSKIKKQANTLVQTLMKCTPHYIRCIKPNETKRPRDWEDKRVRHQVEYLGLRENIRVRRAGYAYRRPFNKFLQRYAILTKETWPTWQGDERQGVLHLLNSVNMDEDQFQLGKTKVFVKAPESLFLLEEMRERKYNGYARVIQKAWRKHVAVRKYVKMREEASDVLLNKKERRKNSLNRNFVGDYIGTDVHPEIRQFVGRRERIDFADVVVKFDRRFRTVKRDLILTANFLYLIGREKVKQGPDKGHIQEVLKRKIELGSIQSVSLSTLQDDIFIIHQQEYDSVLHSVFKTEFLSLLIKRHHEKTQRNLPLKFNNLLEFKVKKGGWGPFSSSGSRQIQFQVGQGDEAVLKPSGKVLHVSIGPGLPKNSRPTRRDNRKSLNRGNWPPPTNQNNPGLRNELVRTRQGSSARGSLLRQQSSMEQPSLPRLQNQNRHDGGPAKHVDMGFMNVPDQGAAGLQRRRSKEVKPVPGAGRPKPAPKPKPRSPQCRALYAYDAQDTDELSFNTDDVIEILTEGTGGRREPRFSSFFPSAAVLVFFSVRRFLRPPLSSSFSPSAAVPVFFSVRRFLRPPLSSSFSPSVFFSVRRCTRLFLLPHPRMQHCNFLAIQQASDRLHLFPSLLLLLVLPILLLLLTFLK; from the exons ATGAGCTACGTATCCAAGGTGTCAGGGGGAGGCGACAAGGTGCAG cacgTGAAGGACATCATCCTGCAATCCAACCCCCTGCTGGAGGCCTTCGGGAACGCCAAGACGGTCCGCAACAATAATTCCAGCCGCTTC GGAAAGTACTTTGAGATCCAGTTCAGCCGCGGCGGCGCTCCCGACGGAGGAAAGATCTCCAACTTCCTGTTGGAGAAGAGCCGAGTGGTTTCGCAGAATCCAGGCGAGAGGAACTTCCACATCTACTACCAG CTGCTGGACGGGGCAAGCGGGGAGCAGAGGGAAAACCTTGGGGTCACGACCCCCGACTACTACAACTACCTCAATCAATCGGGAACGTTCACGGTGGAAGACGTGAATGACAAGAAGGAATTCTCCGACACCTTG gacgccatgtcggtggtgggcCTGTCCACGGAGGACCAGGATTCGGTGGTTCAGCTGGTGGCGGGCATTCTCCACCTGGGCAACCTCAACTTCCGCGAGGAGAACAACTTTGCGGTGGTGGAGAGTTGCGACT TTCTGGCCTTCCCGTCCTTCCTGCTGGGGATCCCTCAAGACGCCCTGTGCAGCAAACTGACCAGCAGGATCCTGGACAGCAAGTGGGGCGGCAAGACCGAGTCCATCTCCGTCACCCTCAACACCGAGCAGGCCTGCTTCACCCGCGACGCTCTGGCCAAAGCCCTCTACAGCCGCCTCTTCGACTTCCTGGTCGAC TGTGTCAATGGAGCCATCCAGAAGGATCAGGAGGAGTTCAACATCGGCGTCCTGGACATCTACGGCTTTGAGATCTTCCAG CAAAACGGTTTTGAACAGTTCTGCATCAACTTTGTCAACGAGAAGCTGCAGCAGATTTTCATCCAGCTCACGTTGAAGGCCGAGCAG gagGAGTACGTGCAGGAGGGAATCAAGTGGACGCCCATCGACTATTTCAACAACAAAGTTGTGTGTGACCTCATCGAGTCCAAACTG AATCCTCCTGGCATCATGAGCGTGCTGGACGACGTGTGCGCCACCATGCACGCCAAAGGCGACGGCGCAGACCAGACGCTGCTGCAGAAGCTCCAAGGTCAAGTTGGCTCACACGAACACTTCAGCAGCTGGAACAAAGGCTTCATCATCCACCACTACGCCGGAAAG GTGTCGTACGACGTCAGCGGCTTCTGCGAGAGGAACCGAGACGTGCTGTTCAACGACATCATCGAGCTGATGCAAGGCAGCGAGTT TCCCTTCATTAGAGCGCTTTTCCCCGAGAACCTGCAGGCAGAAAAGAGAGGACGTCCGAGCACGGCCAGCAGCAAGATCAAG AAACAAGCCAACACGCTGGTCCAGACGCTGATGAAGTGCACGCCTCACTACATCCGCTGCATCAAACCCAACGAGACCAAACGTCCTCGGGACTGGGAGGACAAGAGAGTGCGGCACCAGGTGGAGTACCTGGGCCTCCGCGAGAACATCCGGGTCCGTCGAGCAGGATATGCGTACCGCCGCCCTTTCAACAAGTTCCTCCAGAG GTACGCCATCCTGACCAAAGAGACGTGGCCCACCTGGCAAGGGGACGAGCGGCAGGGCGTCCTGCACCTGCTCAACTCCGTCAACATGGACGAGGACCAGTTCCAGCTGGGCAAGACCAAAGTCTTTGTTAAAGCTCCCGAGTCG CTCTTCCTGCTGGAGGAGATGAGGGAGCGCAAGTACAACGGTTACGCCCGGGTCATCCAGAAGGCCTGGCGGAAGCACGTTGCCGTCCGCAAGTACGTGAAGATGAGGGAGGAAG CATCTGACGTTCTGCTGAACAAGAAGGAACGCCGCAAGAACAGCTTGAACCGCAACTTTGTGGGCGACTACATCGGCACCGACGTCCACCCGGAGATCCGGCAGTTTGTTGGCCGCAGGGAGAGGATCGACTTTGCCGACGTGGTGGTCAAATTTGACCGCAGGTTCCGG ACGGTGAAGCGCGACCTCATCCTCACAGCCAACTTCTTGTACCTGATTGGTCGAGAGAAGGTGAAGCAGGGGCCAGATAAAGGTCATATCCAGGAGGTTCTCAAGAGGAAGATAGAGCTGGGCAGCATCCAGTCCGTTTCCTTGAG CACTTTGCAGGACGACATCTTCATCATCCACCAGCAAGAGTACGACAGCGTCCTTCACAGCGTCTTTAAGACCGAATTTCTCAGTCTGCTCATCAAGCGTCATCACGAGAAAACTCAGAGGAATCTTCCGCTCAAGTTCAACAACCT TCTGGAGTTCAAAGTCAAGAAGGGAGGCTGGGGCCCGTTTAGCTCATCGGGTTCCAGACAGATCCAGTTCCAGGTAGGTCAGGGAGATGAGGCAGTCCTGAAACCCAGTGGGAAGGTTCTTCACGTCTCCATTGGACCGGGTCTGCCCAAAAACTCGC GACCCACAAGGAGGGACAACCGCAAGAGTCTCAACAGAGGAAATTGGCCCCCGCCCACCAACCAGAACAATCCGG GCCTTCGCAACGAGCTTGTCAGGACCCGCCAAGGAAGCTCCGCCAGAGGCTCATTGCTGAGGCAGCAGTCCAGCATGGAGCAGCCTAGTCTGCCCCGACTCCAGAACCAGAACCGGCACGACGGCGGGCCCGCTAAGCATGTGGACATGGGCTTCATGAACGTCCCGGACCAGGGCGCCGCCGG GCTGCAGCGGCGGCGTTCCAAAGAGGTGAAGCcggtccccggagcgggtcgacCCAAACCGGCACCCAAACCCAAGCCTCGTTCCCCGCAGTGTCGCGCCCTCTACGCTTACGACGCCCAGGACACGGACGAGCTCAGCTTCAACACGGACGACGTCATCGAGATTCTCACCGAAGGTACCGGCGGACGGAGGGAGCCGCGGTTCTCGTCTTTTTTTCCGTCCGCCGCTGTCCTCGTCTTTTTTTCCGTCCGCCGCTTTCTCCGTCCGCCGCTGTCCTCGTCTTTTTCTCCGTCCGCCGCTGTCCCCGTCTTTTTCTCCGTCCGCCGCTTTCTCCGTCCGCCGCTGTCCTCGTCTTTTTCTCCGTCCGTCTTTTTCTCCGTCCGCCGCTGTACCCGTCTTTTTCTCCTTCCGCATCCTCGCATGCAGCACTGCAACTTTTTAGCAATCCAACAAGCAAGTGATCGACTTCATCTCTttccttctcttcttcttctcctcgtcCTTCCAATTCTTCTCCTTTTGCTCACtttcttaaaataa